In Micromonospora sp. NBC_01813, the following are encoded in one genomic region:
- a CDS encoding Dyp-type peroxidase, with the protein MNRRLLLTGGAAALGGALASGAAVAAALSGGQQPTATAVGADGPPTVDFGSDTVAFHGPRQAGVATEPQAYAAFVAFTLGAATDRAALTRLLRLLSDDAARLTQGIPALADTEPELAVLPARLTITFGFGPALYAAAGLADRRPASVADLPPFPIDQLQPGWSGGDLLLQICADDPITVAHAQRMLIKDARPFASVRWVQQGFRRGRGVEHEAHTQRNIMGQIDGTANPKPDTSVFDNAVWVTDGPQWHRDGSTLVVRRIRTEMETWDMLGRVDKELVIGRRLDTGAPLTGEKETDLPDFTAVNEVGLPIMPDFSHVTRAHISDDRFKILRRPYNYDGAPGADGTPDSGLIFAAYQADVDAQFLPIQRRLAEHDLLNEWVTPIGSAVFAIPPGAQADGWIGDSLLS; encoded by the coding sequence GTGAACCGCCGGCTGCTGCTCACCGGGGGCGCGGCCGCGCTCGGCGGTGCCCTCGCCAGCGGCGCGGCCGTCGCCGCCGCTTTGTCCGGCGGCCAGCAGCCGACCGCCACCGCTGTCGGCGCCGACGGCCCGCCGACCGTCGACTTCGGCTCCGACACGGTGGCGTTCCACGGCCCGCGCCAGGCCGGGGTGGCCACCGAACCGCAGGCGTACGCCGCGTTCGTCGCCTTCACCCTCGGCGCGGCGACGGACCGGGCGGCGCTGACCCGGTTGCTGCGGCTGCTCAGCGACGACGCGGCCCGGCTCACCCAGGGCATCCCGGCCCTGGCCGACACCGAGCCGGAGCTCGCGGTGCTGCCGGCCCGACTGACGATCACCTTCGGCTTCGGCCCCGCGCTGTACGCCGCCGCCGGCCTCGCCGACCGGCGACCGGCGTCCGTCGCCGACCTGCCGCCCTTTCCGATCGACCAGCTGCAGCCCGGCTGGTCCGGCGGCGACCTGTTGCTGCAGATCTGCGCCGACGACCCGATCACCGTCGCGCACGCGCAGCGGATGCTGATCAAGGACGCCCGGCCGTTCGCCTCGGTCCGCTGGGTGCAGCAGGGCTTCCGGCGCGGTCGGGGTGTCGAACACGAGGCGCACACCCAACGCAACATCATGGGTCAGATCGACGGCACCGCCAACCCGAAGCCGGACACGAGCGTCTTCGACAACGCGGTCTGGGTCACCGACGGACCGCAGTGGCACCGTGACGGCAGCACGCTGGTGGTCCGAAGGATCCGCACCGAGATGGAGACCTGGGACATGCTGGGCCGGGTCGACAAGGAGTTGGTGATCGGCCGTCGGCTGGACACCGGTGCCCCGCTGACCGGCGAGAAGGAGACCGACCTGCCGGACTTCACCGCGGTCAACGAGGTCGGCCTGCCGATCATGCCGGACTTCTCCCACGTCACCCGGGCGCACATCTCCGACGACCGGTTCAAGATCCTGCGCCGGCCGTACAACTACGACGGGGCGCCCGGTGCCGACGGCACTCCGGACAGCGGTCTGATCTTCGCCGCGTACCAGGCCGACGTGGACGCCCAGTTCCTGCCGATCCAGCGCCGTCTCGCCGAACACGACCTGCTCAACGAGTGGGTCACCCCGATCGGGTCGGCGGTGTTCGCGATCCCGCCCGGCGCTCAGGCCGACGGCTGGATCGGCGACAGCCTGCTGAGCTGA
- a CDS encoding copper chaperone PCu(A)C, translated as MSTVLQPGPARRKAARIAVLSGIASVAVALAGCGDSGTPDASQPTPEASAGPSAAAAELVVQDPWVKAADDGMTAVFGVLVNDTTADVTITSVTTDISPVELHEMAMSDGAMVMREKDGGIVVPAGGSHTLEPGGDHIMLMDIARPVQPGDEIALTLTFADGATSEFTAVAKPFAGAEESYDPSTEMDHG; from the coding sequence ATGTCGACAGTGCTCCAGCCCGGTCCGGCGCGGCGGAAGGCGGCGCGGATCGCCGTGCTGTCCGGCATCGCCAGCGTCGCCGTCGCCCTCGCCGGCTGCGGTGACAGCGGCACGCCCGACGCCAGCCAGCCCACCCCCGAGGCGTCGGCGGGCCCGTCGGCCGCCGCCGCCGAACTCGTCGTCCAGGACCCCTGGGTCAAGGCCGCCGACGACGGCATGACCGCCGTGTTCGGCGTACTCGTCAACGACACCACGGCCGATGTCACCATCACCAGCGTCACCACGGACATCTCGCCGGTGGAACTGCACGAGATGGCGATGAGCGACGGCGCGATGGTGATGCGGGAGAAGGACGGCGGGATCGTCGTGCCCGCTGGCGGCAGCCACACCCTGGAGCCCGGCGGCGACCACATCATGCTGATGGACATCGCCCGGCCGGTGCAGCCGGGCGACGAGATCGCGCTCACGCTGACCTTCGCCGACGGCGCGACGTCGGAATTCACCGCGGTCGCCAAGCCGTTCGCCGGTGCCGAGGAGAGCTACGACCCGTCCACGGAAATGGACCACGGCTGA
- a CDS encoding copper resistance CopC family protein — MPRSDLLVRVTRGFAAALLAVAAIILPASPALAHNALASSQPGQNTRVAQSPEEIVLEFTERLNAEYTTIVITDVAGAQLPVDGPTVDQQRGVVRPVNPLPDGVYTVAYRVVSADGHPVQGAFRFAVNAPLTDAAAADPGAGQPTSDPDADGPADGASGGGGWWPYAVGGAVVLVAAGALAAVMLRRRRVT, encoded by the coding sequence GTGCCCAGATCCGACCTGCTCGTCCGTGTCACCCGTGGGTTCGCGGCGGCCCTGCTCGCCGTGGCCGCGATCATCCTGCCGGCCTCGCCGGCCCTGGCCCACAACGCGTTGGCCAGCAGCCAGCCTGGGCAGAACACCCGGGTGGCGCAGTCGCCCGAGGAGATCGTGCTGGAGTTCACCGAGCGGCTCAACGCCGAGTACACCACGATCGTGATCACCGATGTCGCCGGTGCGCAGTTGCCGGTCGACGGGCCGACCGTCGATCAGCAGCGCGGCGTCGTACGTCCGGTGAATCCGCTGCCCGACGGGGTCTACACGGTCGCCTACCGGGTGGTGTCGGCCGACGGCCATCCGGTCCAGGGCGCGTTCCGGTTCGCGGTGAACGCCCCGCTGACCGACGCGGCGGCGGCGGACCCGGGCGCCGGGCAGCCGACGTCGGACCCGGATGCGGACGGGCCGGCGGACGGTGCGAGCGGCGGTGGCGGATGGTGGCCGTACGCCGTCGGCGGCGCCGTGGTGCTGGTGGCGGCGGGTGCCCTCGCCGCCGTCATGCTTCGCCGTCGACGTGTGACCTGA
- a CDS encoding MFS transporter → MRTRWWASTMVATTAMAVSMLPLYAVSALGPYLADGLGVSRAAVGVPVTVAFAVAATVSLVAGRLVDSVGARRGLIWLAAVVAAALLAGSAAGSYPVLVAAVAVAGLGMALANPATNVLVAATVPAPRRGTAVGLKQSGVQLAAVACGLALPAVAVGFGWRAGLALAGLLALALLAVTWWQVPRPAPRERPAGPWWVWTRPPGWVAGLMGYSLLLGTGLSAVNTYLPLYGVQQLRLAGWSAGALLAVFGAAGVVGRLWWTRWADRLPEVTSALASLSLVAGASAVLVLLAGQWPPLVWLGAIGVGMSATGANAVSMLAVVRDKAATGHASALVSTGFFGGFVVGPAGFGLLADLAGYSLAWGVVAAVFAASAVAGRQLAARRLRSAVPA, encoded by the coding sequence GTGCGGACACGATGGTGGGCGTCGACGATGGTGGCGACCACGGCGATGGCGGTGTCGATGCTGCCGCTGTACGCGGTCAGCGCGCTCGGACCGTATCTGGCCGACGGTCTGGGCGTGTCCCGGGCGGCGGTCGGGGTGCCGGTGACGGTGGCCTTCGCGGTCGCCGCCACGGTGTCGCTGGTCGCCGGCCGGCTGGTCGATTCGGTCGGTGCCCGGCGCGGGCTGATCTGGCTGGCGGCGGTCGTCGCGGCGGCGCTGCTGGCCGGATCCGCCGCCGGCAGCTACCCGGTGCTGGTCGCCGCGGTCGCGGTGGCCGGGCTGGGGATGGCGTTGGCGAACCCGGCGACGAACGTGCTGGTGGCCGCGACGGTGCCGGCACCGCGACGGGGCACCGCGGTCGGGCTCAAACAGTCCGGGGTGCAGCTCGCCGCGGTGGCATGCGGGCTGGCGTTGCCGGCGGTCGCGGTCGGCTTCGGCTGGCGGGCCGGGTTGGCGCTCGCCGGCCTGCTCGCGCTGGCGTTGCTCGCGGTGACCTGGTGGCAGGTGCCGCGCCCGGCACCGCGCGAACGCCCGGCCGGGCCGTGGTGGGTGTGGACGCGTCCGCCGGGCTGGGTGGCCGGGCTGATGGGCTACTCGCTGCTGCTGGGCACCGGCCTGTCCGCTGTCAACACCTACCTGCCGCTGTACGGCGTACAGCAGCTGCGGCTGGCGGGCTGGTCGGCCGGGGCCCTGCTGGCGGTGTTCGGTGCCGCCGGTGTCGTCGGCCGACTGTGGTGGACCCGGTGGGCGGACCGGCTGCCGGAGGTGACGTCGGCGCTGGCCAGTCTGTCGCTGGTGGCCGGTGCGTCGGCGGTGCTGGTGCTGCTGGCCGGGCAGTGGCCGCCGCTGGTGTGGTTGGGTGCGATCGGGGTCGGCATGTCGGCGACCGGGGCGAACGCGGTGTCGATGCTCGCCGTGGTGCGGGACAAGGCTGCGACCGGGCATGCCTCGGCGCTGGTGTCGACCGGCTTCTTCGGCGGTTTCGTCGTCGGTCCGGCCGGCTTCGGGCTCCTCGCCGACCTGGCCGGCTACTCCCTCGCCTGGGGGGTGGTCGCCGCCGTGTTCGCCGCCTCGGCGGTGGCTGGGCGGCAGTTGGCCGCCCGCCGGCTCAGGTCGGCGGTGCCGGCGTGA
- a CDS encoding acyl-CoA dehydrogenase family protein yields MPDLEHEVAGFVRGRVVPAEPLLAAGGDAARAALVDLQRQARAAGLWAIPLPAALGGQGLALTGYARLAEVEAHSDFGPTVLGSDLLLDASMLDTHATPAVRERYLRPMVAGGCPPSFAMTEPGVPGTDPAALDTRAVRDGDDWVITGRKWFTSRAADAGFTTVVCRTGPGRTEFSLLVVPTTAPGYRIVRELPVLGVGGQYEIALADVRVPADHLIGAPGAGLRIVAGRLTLGRTLRCLRWLGQTARAFDLMRDRLVRRRIGTRPLADMQLLHGYVFDSHAELAAARALTHAAVAALAAGDDARTAAGTAKVVAARAFHAVVDRAIQVYGAEGLTDDTPLAMLLRAARAARILDGPDELHVTTVAARLLADYQATCGTASQATASTAARK; encoded by the coding sequence GTGCCCGATCTGGAACATGAAGTGGCGGGGTTCGTCCGTGGCCGGGTGGTGCCGGCCGAACCGCTGCTCGCCGCCGGCGGCGACGCGGCGCGGGCCGCCCTGGTGGACCTGCAACGGCAGGCCCGCGCCGCCGGGTTGTGGGCGATACCGCTGCCGGCAGCGCTCGGCGGGCAGGGGTTGGCGCTGACCGGGTATGCCCGGCTGGCCGAGGTCGAGGCGCACAGCGACTTCGGCCCGACCGTGCTCGGCTCGGATCTGCTGCTCGACGCCTCGATGCTGGACACCCACGCGACTCCGGCGGTACGCGAGCGGTACCTGCGGCCGATGGTCGCCGGCGGCTGCCCGCCGAGCTTCGCGATGACCGAACCGGGCGTACCCGGCACCGATCCCGCCGCGTTGGACACCCGGGCGGTCCGCGACGGGGACGACTGGGTGATCACCGGCCGCAAATGGTTCACCAGCCGGGCCGCCGACGCAGGGTTCACCACGGTGGTCTGCCGCACCGGGCCGGGCCGGACCGAGTTCAGCCTGCTGGTGGTGCCGACCACCGCGCCCGGCTACCGGATCGTGCGCGAACTGCCGGTGCTCGGCGTGGGCGGGCAGTACGAGATCGCCCTGGCCGACGTCCGGGTGCCGGCCGACCATCTCATCGGTGCCCCCGGCGCCGGCCTGCGTATCGTCGCCGGCCGGCTGACCCTCGGCCGTACCCTGCGTTGCCTGCGGTGGCTCGGCCAGACCGCCCGCGCCTTCGACCTGATGCGCGACCGGCTGGTGCGCCGCCGGATCGGGACGCGGCCGCTGGCCGACATGCAACTGCTGCACGGCTACGTCTTCGACAGCCACGCCGAGTTGGCCGCCGCCCGGGCGCTGACCCACGCGGCGGTCGCCGCGCTGGCCGCCGGTGACGACGCCCGGACCGCGGCCGGCACCGCGAAGGTCGTCGCCGCCCGGGCGTTCCACGCCGTCGTGGACCGGGCGATCCAGGTGTACGGGGCCGAAGGGCTGACCGACGACACCCCGTTGGCGATGCTGCTGCGCGCCGCCCGGGCCGCCCGGATCCTCGACGGCCCGGACGAGTTGCACGTCACCACCGTCGCCGCCCGGCTGCTCGCCGACTACCAGGCGACCTGCGGTACGGCGTCGCAAGCCACCGCCAGCACGGCGGCCAGGAAGTAG
- a CDS encoding CoA transferase gives MTVDVGGTGTVVGPAGGSVPGGPLADHVLRGAAGSTADRVLARHLTELGAARAADDGPLRLTGPGLAELPVHLDWAEPVVAAADTDGSTPLLDEVTAQARYGLMAVHGRARGGPARIAVDYVGTAAGVLAAQGVLAARLAGLRGGPQTGQLHVSVAGAALLTVSQYLAAGSAADPEYVEAPATAGTPPPFACADGVWVELETLDPGPWHQLWTSLGVEPSVAGRAWRAFVLRYATATAPLPVQLHAAVGAVPLARLRELAQAAGVAVAPVRGHAERCHDRYQPGAADPPWTIGSGPAVTTGVLPGRWRAGGGPLAGLRIVEVGRRIQGPLAGQVLRLLGAEVIRVEPAGGDPLRGMPPMVGDCSARFLALNRGKRIVEADLRSPAGRATVRDLAAAADVFLHNWAPGKAAQLGLDAADLWAGNPRLVYAYASGWGAAYGDDPPPGTDFMVQAYAGLGAHLRPYGEAPAGSLMTLLDVLGGLVAAQGVLAGLVAGHRDGRGQRVDSSLLSAAGVLQGPMLRGEQPARRGRDPLDGPLPAVGGHLAVPADTTPARLTRLTGATGPTDALDRLAGLPVADAVALLRAGDVAAVPVCPDPGLLAADPAFGALLDIDGCAFVTSPWRFVR, from the coding sequence GTGACAGTTGATGTCGGAGGCACCGGTACCGTAGTCGGTCCGGCGGGCGGTTCAGTTCCGGGCGGACCGCTGGCGGATCACGTCCTGCGCGGCGCGGCCGGCTCCACCGCCGACCGGGTCCTCGCCCGCCACCTGACCGAGCTCGGCGCGGCCCGGGCAGCCGACGACGGGCCGCTGCGGCTCACCGGCCCCGGCCTCGCGGAGCTACCGGTGCACCTCGACTGGGCCGAGCCGGTAGTGGCTGCGGCGGACACCGACGGGTCGACGCCGCTGCTCGACGAGGTGACCGCCCAGGCCCGGTACGGCCTGATGGCGGTGCACGGCCGGGCCCGGGGCGGGCCGGCCCGGATCGCCGTGGACTACGTCGGCACCGCCGCCGGGGTGCTCGCCGCCCAAGGTGTCCTGGCCGCGCGGCTGGCCGGTCTGCGTGGTGGCCCGCAGACCGGCCAGCTGCACGTGTCGGTGGCCGGGGCGGCGCTGCTCACCGTCTCGCAGTACCTCGCCGCCGGCAGCGCCGCCGACCCCGAGTACGTCGAGGCGCCGGCCACCGCCGGCACTCCCCCGCCGTTCGCCTGCGCCGACGGGGTGTGGGTCGAGTTGGAGACCCTCGATCCGGGGCCGTGGCATCAACTGTGGACCAGTCTGGGTGTCGAACCGTCGGTGGCGGGCCGCGCCTGGCGGGCCTTCGTGCTGCGGTACGCGACAGCGACCGCCCCGCTGCCGGTGCAGCTGCACGCCGCCGTCGGAGCCGTGCCGCTGGCCCGGCTGCGCGAGTTGGCGCAGGCCGCCGGGGTCGCCGTCGCGCCGGTACGCGGACACGCCGAACGCTGCCACGACCGGTACCAGCCGGGGGCCGCCGACCCACCGTGGACCATCGGGTCCGGACCGGCGGTGACCACCGGCGTGCTGCCCGGCCGGTGGCGCGCGGGCGGCGGGCCGCTGGCCGGGCTGCGGATCGTCGAGGTCGGCCGGCGCATCCAGGGGCCGTTGGCCGGTCAGGTGCTGCGGCTGCTCGGTGCCGAGGTGATCCGGGTCGAACCGGCCGGCGGCGACCCGCTGCGGGGCATGCCGCCGATGGTCGGTGACTGCTCGGCCCGGTTCCTCGCCCTGAACCGGGGCAAACGGATCGTCGAGGCCGACCTGCGCAGCCCGGCCGGGCGGGCGACGGTCCGGGACCTGGCCGCCGCCGCGGACGTCTTTCTGCACAACTGGGCACCCGGCAAGGCCGCCCAGCTCGGGCTGGACGCCGCCGACCTGTGGGCCGGCAACCCGCGCCTGGTGTACGCGTACGCCTCGGGTTGGGGTGCCGCCTACGGCGACGACCCGCCGCCGGGCACCGACTTCATGGTGCAGGCGTACGCCGGGCTCGGCGCCCACCTGCGGCCGTACGGCGAGGCACCGGCCGGCTCGCTGATGACCCTGTTGGACGTCCTCGGTGGACTTGTCGCCGCACAGGGTGTCCTGGCCGGACTCGTCGCCGGTCACCGCGACGGTCGCGGCCAGCGGGTGGACAGCAGCCTGCTGTCCGCCGCCGGGGTGTTGCAGGGGCCGATGCTGCGCGGCGAGCAACCCGCCCGGCGCGGTCGGGATCCGCTCGACGGCCCGTTGCCGGCCGTCGGTGGCCACCTCGCCGTACCCGCCGACACCACACCGGCCCGGCTGACCCGCCTCACCGGTGCCACCGGACCGACCGACGCACTGGACCGGCTGGCCGGGCTGCCGGTCGCCGACGCCGTCGCGCTGCTGCGCGCCGGGGACGTCGCCGCGGTGCCGGTCTGCCCGGACCCCGGTCTGCTCGCCGCCGATCCGGCCTTCGGCGCGCTGCTCGACATCGACGGCTGCGCCTTCGTCACGTCCCCCTGGAGGTTCGTCCGTTGA
- a CDS encoding class I adenylate-forming enzyme family protein: protein MTALTATDLVPAELRHWWRHAGHYPDADLYALFTRQVAAAPHRAAVIDDDGTHSYRDLADRVARLAGALRAAGVAPGEVIAVQLPNGWRAVAVDLAAAAIGAVVLPYPIGRGRRDTLTLLRRSRAAAAVVAHKFGDVGYADVLAGLRADLPDLRTVLVAGGGGPDSLESLARDGAALAGRPPVAPDAPARILVSSGSEAAPKMIVYSHEALAGGRGAFIDALHTGPGPMRNLFLVPLASSFGSSGSAVTVARFGGTLLVQSRFDAAGALELIDRHGPHLVFGVPTMFTMMLDHPRLADVDTSSLRAVVAGGSRVDPATVAACRERFGCAYVNCYGSADGVNCTTDPADPPAAVHEAVGRPNPAVAAVRVVGEDGRDVAPGEVGEIWGLGPMSPHCYVDAEFDARYRTDGGWVRTGDLGRVDGDGFLHVVGRRNEIIIRGGRNLSPVEVELLLAQHPAVRQVACVGVPDRLMGERMAACLALRDGATAPTLDELAGYLSEVHGLERAKLPEHLRVFDALPLSPAGKVDKRWLRERFTGEAR from the coding sequence TTGACCGCGCTGACCGCCACCGATCTGGTTCCCGCCGAGTTGCGCCACTGGTGGCGTCATGCCGGCCACTACCCGGACGCCGACCTGTACGCGCTGTTCACCCGACAGGTGGCCGCCGCGCCGCACCGGGCTGCGGTGATCGACGACGACGGCACGCACTCCTACCGTGACCTCGCCGACCGGGTCGCCCGGCTGGCGGGCGCGTTGCGCGCCGCCGGTGTCGCACCCGGGGAGGTGATCGCGGTGCAGCTACCCAACGGCTGGCGGGCGGTGGCGGTGGATCTTGCGGCGGCCGCGATCGGGGCCGTGGTGCTGCCGTACCCGATCGGGCGGGGCCGCCGCGACACCCTGACCCTGCTGCGTCGCTCCCGTGCGGCCGCCGCCGTGGTGGCGCACAAGTTCGGCGACGTGGGATACGCCGACGTGCTCGCCGGGCTGCGTGCCGACCTGCCGGATCTGCGTACCGTGCTGGTGGCCGGCGGTGGCGGCCCGGACAGCCTGGAGAGCCTTGCCCGCGACGGTGCCGCGCTGGCTGGCCGGCCGCCGGTGGCGCCTGACGCCCCGGCCCGGATCCTCGTCTCGTCCGGCTCCGAGGCCGCCCCGAAGATGATCGTCTACTCGCACGAGGCGTTGGCCGGCGGCCGGGGCGCGTTCATCGACGCGTTGCACACCGGGCCGGGCCCGATGCGCAACCTGTTCCTGGTGCCGCTGGCGTCGTCGTTCGGGTCGTCCGGGTCGGCGGTGACGGTGGCCCGGTTCGGTGGGACGCTGCTGGTGCAGTCCCGGTTCGACGCCGCCGGGGCGCTGGAGCTGATCGACCGGCACGGCCCGCACCTGGTGTTCGGGGTGCCGACGATGTTCACGATGATGCTGGACCACCCCCGGTTGGCCGATGTGGACACCTCGTCGCTGCGGGCCGTGGTGGCCGGTGGATCCCGGGTGGACCCGGCGACGGTGGCTGCCTGCCGGGAGCGGTTCGGCTGCGCCTACGTCAACTGCTACGGCTCGGCGGACGGGGTCAACTGCACCACCGACCCGGCTGATCCGCCGGCCGCCGTGCACGAGGCGGTCGGCCGACCCAACCCGGCCGTCGCGGCGGTACGGGTGGTCGGCGAGGACGGCCGGGACGTGGCCCCGGGCGAGGTCGGCGAGATCTGGGGGCTCGGGCCGATGAGCCCGCACTGTTACGTCGACGCCGAGTTCGACGCCCGGTACCGCACCGATGGCGGCTGGGTCCGCACCGGCGACCTGGGGCGCGTCGACGGCGACGGCTTTCTGCACGTCGTCGGCCGGCGCAACGAGATCATCATCCGGGGTGGCCGCAACCTCTCCCCGGTCGAGGTCGAGTTGCTGTTGGCGCAGCATCCGGCGGTACGTCAGGTGGCCTGCGTGGGTGTGCCGGACCGGTTGATGGGTGAGCGGATGGCGGCCTGCCTGGCGCTGCGCGACGGGGCCACCGCCCCTACCCTCGACGAACTGGCCGGCTACCTGAGCGAGGTGCACGGGCTGGAACGCGCCAAGCTGCCGGAACACCTGCGGGTGTTCGACGCGCTGCCGCTGTCGCCGGCCGGCAAGGTCGACAAGCGGTGGCTGCGGGAGCGGTTCACCGGCGAGGCCCGATGA
- a CDS encoding metal ABC transporter ATP-binding protein gives MTSPAAVTGAQSAGVATQPADTGTRPTGVAVAFSGVTCRYGRRTVVDAVDLTVDAGEHVALTGANGSGKTTLLRTVLGLHPVAAGTVSVGGAVAAGRAGWARRRRDVAWVPQRLAPGRFPLLVRELLASGGAPTAADDAAATLGVGGLDDRPLHTLSGGQLQRVFLARALGAVAAGARALLADEPTAALDFDGQEQVAALLAALPVTVVVVSHDRAMARACDRVAEMAAGTLRVI, from the coding sequence ATGACCTCCCCGGCCGCGGTCACCGGCGCACAGTCAGCCGGCGTCGCGACGCAGCCGGCTGACACCGGGACGCGACCGACCGGCGTCGCGGTCGCCTTCAGCGGCGTCACCTGCCGGTACGGCCGGCGCACCGTGGTCGACGCGGTCGACCTCACCGTCGACGCCGGTGAGCACGTGGCGTTGACCGGCGCCAACGGTTCGGGCAAGACGACGCTGCTGCGTACCGTCCTGGGGTTGCATCCGGTGGCCGCCGGCACCGTCTCGGTCGGCGGCGCGGTGGCCGCCGGCCGGGCCGGCTGGGCGCGGCGACGGCGGGACGTGGCGTGGGTGCCACAGCGGCTCGCCCCGGGGCGCTTCCCGCTGCTGGTCCGCGAACTGCTGGCCAGCGGCGGCGCGCCGACGGCGGCAGATGACGCCGCCGCCACGCTCGGCGTCGGCGGGCTCGACGACCGGCCGCTGCACACCCTGTCCGGTGGGCAGTTGCAGCGGGTGTTCCTGGCCCGGGCGCTTGGTGCGGTCGCCGCCGGGGCGCGGGCGTTGCTCGCCGACGAGCCGACCGCCGCGCTCGACTTCGACGGCCAGGAGCAGGTCGCCGCCCTGTTGGCGGCGCTGCCGGTCACCGTCGTGGTGGTGTCCCACGACCGGGCGATGGCCCGTGCCTGCGACCGGGTCGCCGAAATGGCGGCCGGCACGCTGCGGGTGATTTGA
- a CDS encoding metal ABC transporter permease → MEHFLDLLSLPAVQRSAIGLAVAAVGLPIVGVFIVGLDIIAVRFAIMHVALLGIAVGLLAGLDPMLCGLVACGLAGAGVAPLARRPAGLPGAMGLLMTFAIAAALLVLSVSGVNATGAFELLWGSILATRDIDLIVLAVLTVAVHLLFWRCRRQLALLLFDRELALCSGVAAGGLMLALLVVVAVAIGASIRLTGALLVDALTILPALAARNLGRSLTSMAGWAVGFGVVGNALGFTAALLLDQPPGPMLVLVAGTLTLLTYLIPEGALDALVPNRRRVDRDGSPRPVDDRVWQH, encoded by the coding sequence GTGGAACACTTTCTTGACCTGTTGAGCCTGCCGGCGGTGCAGCGGTCCGCGATCGGGTTGGCTGTCGCCGCCGTCGGGCTGCCGATCGTCGGCGTGTTCATCGTCGGGCTCGACATCATCGCCGTCCGGTTCGCGATCATGCATGTGGCGTTGCTCGGCATCGCCGTCGGGCTGCTCGCCGGGCTGGACCCGATGCTGTGCGGGCTGGTGGCCTGCGGCCTGGCCGGTGCCGGCGTCGCCCCGCTGGCCCGCCGACCGGCCGGGCTGCCGGGCGCGATGGGCCTGCTGATGACGTTCGCGATCGCCGCCGCGCTGCTGGTGCTGTCGGTGTCCGGGGTGAACGCCACCGGCGCGTTCGAGCTGCTGTGGGGGTCGATCCTGGCCACCCGCGACATCGACCTGATCGTGCTGGCGGTGCTCACCGTCGCCGTACACCTGCTGTTCTGGCGCTGCCGACGGCAGCTGGCGCTGTTGCTGTTCGACCGGGAGTTGGCGTTGTGCTCCGGGGTGGCGGCCGGCGGTCTGATGCTGGCGCTGCTGGTCGTCGTGGCGGTCGCGATCGGAGCGTCGATCCGGCTGACCGGCGCGCTGCTCGTCGACGCGCTGACCATCCTGCCGGCCCTGGCCGCCCGCAACCTCGGCCGGTCGCTGACCTCGATGGCCGGCTGGGCGGTCGGCTTCGGTGTCGTCGGCAACGCCCTGGGCTTCACCGCCGCGCTGCTGCTCGACCAGCCACCCGGACCGATGCTGGTCCTGGTGGCCGGCACCTTGACCCTGCTCACCTATCTCATCCCTGAAGGAGCACTTGATGCGCTGGTCCCGAACCGTCGTCGCGTTGACCGCGACGGCAGCCCTCGTCCTGTCGACGACCGGGTGTGGCAGCACTGA
- a CDS encoding metal ABC transporter solute-binding protein, Zn/Mn family: MRWSRTVVALTATAALVLSTTGCGSTEEDPATADATGAPAGGPAVVASTTWVGALAKAAGIADVTVIAPANVQHPPDYDPKPSDLAAVADADYVLYAEFDGFADRLTEAAGGDAELVPVQLENTPAAITAEVTRLGELFGTAEAATAWLAEFDSTYAELSEQVKAATAEPQTAVSHLFMAYWAEFAGLQVAGTFGPAPVTASQLAELTATKPAVVLANAHLPGANPDVEGAARVDIVNYPGADLDLLAVFRTNAESISAALAGS, from the coding sequence ATGCGCTGGTCCCGAACCGTCGTCGCGTTGACCGCGACGGCAGCCCTCGTCCTGTCGACGACCGGGTGTGGCAGCACTGAGGAGGATCCGGCGACGGCGGACGCCACCGGTGCCCCGGCCGGCGGGCCGGCCGTCGTCGCCTCCACCACCTGGGTCGGCGCACTGGCGAAGGCCGCCGGGATCGCCGACGTCACGGTGATCGCCCCGGCCAACGTGCAGCACCCGCCGGACTACGACCCGAAGCCCAGCGACCTGGCCGCCGTCGCCGACGCCGACTACGTGCTGTACGCCGAGTTCGACGGCTTCGCCGACCGGTTGACCGAGGCGGCCGGCGGTGACGCCGAACTGGTTCCCGTGCAGCTGGAGAACACGCCGGCGGCGATCACCGCCGAGGTGACCCGGCTCGGTGAGCTGTTCGGCACCGCCGAGGCGGCCACCGCGTGGCTGGCCGAGTTCGACAGCACCTACGCCGAACTGTCCGAGCAGGTCAAGGCGGCCACCGCCGAGCCTCAGACGGCGGTGTCGCACCTGTTCATGGCGTACTGGGCGGAGTTCGCCGGACTGCAGGTCGCCGGCACCTTCGGCCCGGCCCCGGTCACCGCGAGCCAGCTGGCCGAGTTGACCGCCACGAAGCCGGCGGTGGTGCTGGCCAACGCGCACCTGCCGGGCGCCAACCCGGACGTCGAGGGTGCCGCCCGGGTCGACATCGTCAACTACCCCGGCGCGGACCTGGACCTGCTGGCGGTGTTCCGCACCAACGCGGAGAGCATCAGCGCCGCGCTCGCCGGGTCCTGA